The following are encoded together in the Daucus carota subsp. sativus chromosome 5, DH1 v3.0, whole genome shotgun sequence genome:
- the LOC108220957 gene encoding malate synthase, glyoxysomal: MVGMESYGYNAPMSKKTGAAYDVPEGVDIRGRYDAEFARILTKDALQFVAGLQREFRNHIKYAMECRKEAKERYNSGGLPGFDPATKYVREGEWMCAPVPSAVADRRVEITGPVERKMIINALNSGAKVFMADFEDALSPSWENLMRGQVNLKDAVDGTISFHDQARNRVYKLNDQTAKLFVRPRGWHLPEAHIFIDGEPATGCLVDFGLYFYHNYAAFRRNQGEGYGPFFYLPKMENSREAKIWNNVFERAEKMAGIEKGSIRATVLIETLPAVFEMDEILYELRDHSVGLNCGRWDYIFSYVKTFQSHPDRLLPDRVLVGMNQHFMRSYSDLLIRTCHRRGVHAMGGMAAQIPIRDDPKANEAALELVRKDKLREVMAGHDGTWAAHPGLIPAIMEVFTNNMGNSPNLIKTVKREDAANLTEEDLIQRPRGVRTMEGLRLNTRVGIQYVAAWLTGTGSVPLYNLMEDAATAEISRVQNWQWIKYGVELDGDAMGVKVTRCLFGRVVEEEMARIEREVGREKFKKGMYAEASKIFTRQCLAPVLDDFLTLDAYNRIVIHHPKTSSKL; the protein is encoded by the exons ATGGTTGGAATGGAGAGTTATGGATACAATGCACCAATGTCGAAGAAGACAGGTGCAGCTTATGATGTCCCAGAGGGTGTTGATATCAGGGGACGATACGATGCTGAGTTTGCCAGAATTCTTACCAAGGATGCTCTGCAGTTTGTTGCTGGATTGCAGAGGGAGTTCAGGAACCATATTAAGTATGCAATGGAGTGCAGAAAGGAGGCCAAGGAACGGTACAACAGCGGGGGCTTGCCAGGGTTTGATCCTGCCACGAAGTACGTCAGGGAAGGGGAGTGGATGTGTGCTCCTGTGCCATCAGCGGTGGCTGATCGCAGGGTGGAAATTACGGGGCCGGTTGAGAGGAAGATGATAATCAATGCACTCAACTCGGGAGCTAAGGTTTTCATG GCTGATTTTGAAGATGCACTTTCACCGAGCTGGGAAAATCTTATGAGAGGGCAAGTTAATTTAAAGGACGCTGTTGATGGGACGATAAGCTTCCATGATCAGGCTAGGAACAGGGTCTACAAGCTGAATGATCAGACTGCAAAGCTTTTCGTCCGCCCAAGAGGTTGGCACCTACCAGAGGCCCACATCTTCATTGATGGAGAACCTGCAACTGGTTGCCTTGTGGATTTCGGCTTGTACTTCTACCATAACTATGCAGCCTTCCGACGAAACCAAGGTGAAGGGTATGGACCCTTTTTCTATCTTCCAAAGATGGAAAACTCAAG GGAAGCTAAAATCTGGAACAATGTTTTCGAGAGGGCAGAGAAAATGGCTGGAATAGAAAAGGGAAGCATCAGAGCTACTGTTCTGATTGAAACACTTCCCGCTGTTTTCGAAATGGATGAAATTCTTTATGAACTAAGGGATCATTCTGTTGGATTGAACTGTGGTAGATGGGATTACATATTCAGCTACGTCAAGACGTTCCAGTCCCACCCTGATCGCCTGCTACCAGACAGGGTACTTGTTGGCATGAATCAGCACTTCATGAGAAGTTACTCCGATCTTCTCATCAGGACCTGCCACAGGCGTGGTGTGCACGCTATGGGAGGCATG GCTGCTCAAATTCCAATCAGGGATGATCCGAAGGCCAATGAAGCAGCTCTGGAACTGGTGAGGAAGGATAAACTGAGAGAGGTAATGGCAGGACACGACGGAACTTGGGCAGCACATCCAGGCTTGATCCCGGCCATCATGGAAGTCTTCACCAACAACATGGGCAACTCTCCCAACCTAATTAAAACCGTGAAACGTGAGGACGCAGCAAACTTGACTGAAGAAGATCTTATACAGAGGCCTAGAGGAGTCCGAACCATGGAAGGACTCAGGCTCAATACCCGTGTGGGAATCCAATACGTAGCTGCATGGCTCACAGGGACAGGATCCGTCCCTCTCTACAACCTCATGGAGGATGCAGCTACCGCTGAGATAAGCCGAGTCCAGAACTGGCAGTGGATAAAATATGGCGTGGAATTGGATGGAGATGCAATGGGAGTCAAAGTGACAAGATGCCTCTTTGGGAGAGTGGTTGAAGAAGAGATGGCTAGAATCGAGAGGGAAGTAGGACGCGAAAAGTTCAAGAAGGGAATGTATGCAGAGGCTAGCAAGATTTTCACTCGACAATGCCTGGCACCGGTACTGGATGATTTCCTGACATTAGATGCTTACAATCGTATCGTCATCCACCATCCCAAGACATCATCCAAGCTCTGA